TTTTCTTCGCTGAACAAAAAGAGATCGATCGGTTCGTTCAGGCTCAAACGGACTGGCGTCAGGCAACGATGGCAGTTGACCTGAAGTTCTCCCTGAAGAGTTCCCTGAATCCGAATGTGGTCAGGAAACCTGTTGAGCTCCAGATCCACGTTGACAGGATGGGGCAGGTTGATTTCAAATGGATCATCCGGAGGGATAAACTGGCTCAGCTGACTCTGATCCCAATGCAAGTGAAGGAACCGGCCTAAATCCGGTATTTCGTCGACCCGTATCCGCATAACTTTCCCTTGTTTCTTGTGTGCAAATTTGTAAATCGTTGAGTATAGAGATCCTCGGTAAACTGTCAAGAAATTTTAACTACAGCTGCGGACCGAATCAAAAGGCAATCTCAGATTTTTGGCGTCAGGTCATGGATAAGGTCGTCAGCGACTTCCGAGAAAATTTTCCTGTAGGCTGAAAGGGTCATGGCGTCATGAGTAACGGAGATGGTGCGCGTGGCCTCCGCCGTCGCCACGAGGCGGTCCCCGTCCTTGATGCTGCATTTGACCGAAAGAACCGTCTTTCCCCATGGAAGAAGGGTGTATCGCAAAAAGAAATTCCCTTTTTGATATTCTACAATCTCGGCTTCCATCTTCAATGGGGTTGTCGACGGATCTCCCACCCAAAGCAGGCCCTGTTTTTTCAGAGATTCGTTGAGCGCCGTCCACAGCATTCCGATAACGTCGACGTCAAATATCTCTCCCGTTCTGTTGGATACATCCACCACGCGGATCTGAACGTTTTTTGCGGCAGGAGTCCCCGTGTCTTCAAATGTCTGTTCTCGTGTGGTTCCACAACCGAAGAGAGTAAAAACAACCAAACAAGCTGCAAGCAGACAACTCATTTTCTTCATGCGCAGATTCCCTTTCTACGGGGCTGATGGGCAGTTTTTCCTACAATCTTGCAAACCGGCTTCATGGCGAGGGAAGAGATGTTTTTCCCTCTTGCCGAATCAGTTGCGCTATACTGCCAGATGAGGGAAAAATCGGCAAGATCTCTATTTTGCCCGGATGGAAAATTTTGAGGTGTGATCAGTAGTACACCATTCTTTTGTAGTTCCTGCAAAGCCTGAGGCGGAGAACCGGCGCATCAGGGTCTCTCAACCTTGAGTTTGACAGGCGAGTGTGTTATGCGTAGAAGCTCTTTCTTTGCACGAGAAGATTCCCTGATTGTAGTCAGTTAGAGGGTTGGATACGCTGCCCGGGTAACCTGCGCTGTGGTCAGTTGAGCGTTGAGTGTAAAGAATTTTGCTGTGGAACAGAGTGGCAACGACAAAACAAAGAAAAGGAGCACATGGTTCATGGAACCGGTTATCACACGATTTGCCCCCAGCCCAACGGGCTATTTACATATCGGTGGCGCCAGAACGGGCCTTTTTAACTGGCTTTTTGCCAGGCACTTTGGTGGAAAGTTTATCCTTCGTATCGAAGATACGGATCAGGTGCGTTCCACTGAGGCTTCCATCAAGGCCATCCTCGATGCCATGGAGTGGCTCTCTTTGGAATGGGATGAAGGGCCCTACTACCAGACGAAGCGTCTCGAGGTATATAAAGAATATTTGAAGAAGCTGTTGGATACAGGGCATGCTTATTACTGTGACTGTACGCCCGATGAGTTGGAGGCACGCAGAAAAGAAGCATTGGCGGCCGGCCGAAAACCCAAATACGATGGGCGCTGCCGGGAGCGCGGCTTGGGACCTGGACCCAACCGAGTGATTCGTTTCAGATGCCCGGCTACTGGGACCACCGTTTTGAACGATCTCATTAAAGGACCTATTTTCTTTGAGAATTCTGAAATGGACGATCTGATCCTTGAACGGAGCGACGGTCTGCCGACGTACAATTTCGCAGTGGTCGTGGATGACCTGACCATGAATATAACGCACGTCATTCGAGGAGATGATCATGTGAACAATACCCCAAGGCAGATTCTCATTTACCAGGCCCTTGGCGCTCCGCTCCCTCATTTCGGCCATGTTCCCATGATTCTGGGGCAGGACAAGGCCCGACTGTCCAAACGTCACGGAGCTACGTCCGTAATGGAATACAAGGAAATGGGCTACCTCCCCGATGCTCTGATCAACTACCTGGTCCGCCTGGGATGGGCTCATGGAGATCAGGAAATTTTCAGTCGGGAAGAACTCATTGCATATTTCGGACTGAACAATGTGGGCAAATCGCCCAGTGTTTTCAACCCTGAAAAGCTCCTCTGGCTCAACGCTCACTACATCAAAGAGTCGAAACCGGATGCTTTGGTCCCCCTTTTGGACCCCTTTTTCGAGAAACTGGGATATCCTCGGAAGCCTGCGGAATATGTGGCCAAAGCTGTCGAGACACTTCAACCGCGGGCGCGGACTCTCGAGGAGATGGCGCAAGGCATGAAGTTTTATCTGGTGGATGAGGTGGAATATGATGCCGCCGCAGCCAAGAAGTTTTTGACTCCCACCATGCGTGAAGCTTTCGGCAGGTTGATTCCCGTTCTCGAAGAGATGGATGTTTTCAACGAGGAAAACCTTGAAAAAGCCTTTCACCAGATAGTGGTGACGGAAATGGGGCTCAAGCTGGGTAAGGTGGCGCAACCGGTTCGCGTCGCTCTTACTGGTGTAACGGTCAGCCCGGGCCTTTTTGAAATCATCGGCATTCTGGGGAAGGAGACGGTTCTGAAGCGTTTGAGAAAAGCCCTGGAGTATATGAACGCTCAATAAACTGTGGTCAGGGAACAGTGGTCGGCGAACCATCGCCTGACCACTGGGAGGACTGCGGATATGGCGATTACAAAGCAAAAAAGTTGGTTTTCCGTCAAGCTTCGCGACATACCGCTTCGGTACCGCTTGAGCATCCCTTTCTTTTTCCTCGCATTTTTCGGTACTTTTTCTCTGGTCTTACTGGCCCTTTTCAATGGAAACGACATCCTCCGTCAGGAGGAACACGAAAAGCTTTTCGGCTACAGTCGCGCTCTTGATTACAACATGGAATCCCAGGGGAAATGGGCTGTAAGCCTCGCATCGAGCTTTGCACGCAATCCCGAAGTGGCTGCAGCCATGGCCAAAAGAGACCGCCTTCGGCTGATCGACCTCTGTTATCCAGCCTACGTGTTCATGAAGGAACGCTACGGGATCAGCCAGTTCAACTTTCATGTCCTTCCCCCCAGAAACTTCCTGCGCCTCCAGAAGCTTTATGAATTTGGAGACAGTTTGAGCTACCGTAAAACGATTCTGGATGCTATCCAGCGGGGAGGGGAGACGTTTGGCCTGGAGACAGGGTTGACGGGGTATGGTATTCGGGGTGTGGCCCCCATTTACGAGGCCGGGAAAATGGTGGGGACCGTCGAAATCGGTTTCAATTTCGGTTCCTTTTTTCTGGAAAAGCTGAAGGATCAGTTCGGTATTGAAGCCTCTTTTTTCTATCCTCATGAAAACAGGACTGAATTTTACTCTTTTGCAACAACGTTTCCCGACAATTTCGAGCGTATTGATCCCGTCTACGCCGAAGTCTTTCGGGATAGTTCCCGGAAATTTATGAGCCGCACAATTTCCGGCGTTCCTTACGCGGTTCTCTTGAGGACGGTTCAGGATTACTCGGGCAAGACAATTGCTCTTGTGGAGTTTTGTGCCGACCGAACCAGGACTCTTGGAGTGATGGACCATTATCGGAGCCTGATGCTCGGCGTAGGCATTCTGGGGATGATTCTTTCCGTTGGTGCGATTTATCTTCTCAGTGCATATTTTACTCGTCCCATCCGCGAAATGGTCGCTTTTGCAAAAGATATCGCTCAGGGGCAATTCCTGCGTCCCTTGAAGGTTTCCCCATCGGGTGAACTTAGAACCCTGGCAGACGCCCTCGACGACATGCTCATATCTCTAAAAGTCTCGCAGGCCAAAATTCAGGATTACACCGACAACCTTGAGCAAATGATCCATTTACGAACACGGGCCCTGAGGGAATCCGAAGAGAAATTCCGTACGCTTGTGGAGAACGTGCCGCTGGTTGTCTATCGTCTCCTGGGGAATGGAAAGATAATTTTTATCAATCGTTTCATTGAGGAGATCATGGGAATCTCTTTCCATGATGCTCTTGAGAATTCAAACTTCTGGAGAGAAAAAGTCTGGGAAGAAGACCGCCCGTGGGTTTGGGCGGCCATGGACCGATGCCTTGAAGAGGGTCAAGAATTCAAGGCTGAATATCGCATCAGTCATGCCAGCGGAAAGCTTGTGTACGTGCTGGACCATGCTTTGCCTGTATTTGACGAGAAAGGGAAAGTCGATACCGTGGACGGCTTCCTGGTGAATGTCACCGACAGGCACTGCCTCCAGAAGCAGATCATTCAGACCGAAGAATTGAGGACCCTCAGTGAAGTCTCTGCGCGGCTGGCTCATGAGATTCGCAATCCACTGGTCGCAGCAGGGGGATTTGCTCGTCGTCTGATGCACAACCTTCCAGAAGAGGATCCCCACCGGGAAAAAGTCAGAATCATTGTGCAGGAAGTGGCGCGGCTCGAGAAAATTCTTGAGAAAACTCTGGCTTACCTCAAGCCGTTCGAAATTGTTCCCGAACGCTACCCTTTGAATGATTTGTTGACCGAACTCCTGGAAGATCAAAGGCTCTATTTTGCAGAGCGTTCCATAAACTTTCAGCTGACTCTGGCCGAGGGCCTTCGGCCCATTTCCCTGGATCCCGTGCTCTTTAAGAGCGCTTTGGAAAACATCCTCAAGGGACTTTTGAATATTTGCAGAGCCAATAGCCGTCTGGATATACGCACCTCTTACGGGGACAACAATGTTCTTCTGGAAATAACGGCCGGTAACGTTCAGGTTTCAGAAGACGATATCGATCATTTCTTCTACCCCTTCACCAGCCAGTCGGAACGATCCAAAACTCTCGATCTTCCCCTGGCGAAAATGATCATCCACAAGCATCAAGGGCTTATCCGGCTCCGTCGGAAAGGCGCCGATAAACTCGTTTTGAGTATAACGCTGCCCCGATAGACGACTGGCGCAAGCCGATCATCTTCGGTCAGTGCAGAGAACTCCTCTGGTCCAGTTTGTACCAGAGAAGAAGGGATGCGTCTTTGATGGCTTCCAGCAAGAGTCTGATGGACCGTGGAAGATCCCCCGGATTGGTTCCCCTGGCCATTTGAAAATCCGCGATTTTTGCGCCGTAATGTTCCGCAACGCCGTTGATGACCTTCATGCCGTGTTCGTCTTTGGAAAGATCGATCCCCTGAGAGTAGAGGAAACTGAAGAGTTCTCCGCCGTCGGTGACCAACAGGAGGTCTTCCCTGTCTCCAACC
This region of Desulforhabdus amnigena genomic DNA includes:
- the gltX gene encoding glutamate--tRNA ligase → MEPVITRFAPSPTGYLHIGGARTGLFNWLFARHFGGKFILRIEDTDQVRSTEASIKAILDAMEWLSLEWDEGPYYQTKRLEVYKEYLKKLLDTGHAYYCDCTPDELEARRKEALAAGRKPKYDGRCRERGLGPGPNRVIRFRCPATGTTVLNDLIKGPIFFENSEMDDLILERSDGLPTYNFAVVVDDLTMNITHVIRGDDHVNNTPRQILIYQALGAPLPHFGHVPMILGQDKARLSKRHGATSVMEYKEMGYLPDALINYLVRLGWAHGDQEIFSREELIAYFGLNNVGKSPSVFNPEKLLWLNAHYIKESKPDALVPLLDPFFEKLGYPRKPAEYVAKAVETLQPRARTLEEMAQGMKFYLVDEVEYDAAAAKKFLTPTMREAFGRLIPVLEEMDVFNEENLEKAFHQIVVTEMGLKLGKVAQPVRVALTGVTVSPGLFEIIGILGKETVLKRLRKALEYMNAQ
- a CDS encoding cache domain-containing protein; translation: MAITKQKSWFSVKLRDIPLRYRLSIPFFFLAFFGTFSLVLLALFNGNDILRQEEHEKLFGYSRALDYNMESQGKWAVSLASSFARNPEVAAAMAKRDRLRLIDLCYPAYVFMKERYGISQFNFHVLPPRNFLRLQKLYEFGDSLSYRKTILDAIQRGGETFGLETGLTGYGIRGVAPIYEAGKMVGTVEIGFNFGSFFLEKLKDQFGIEASFFYPHENRTEFYSFATTFPDNFERIDPVYAEVFRDSSRKFMSRTISGVPYAVLLRTVQDYSGKTIALVEFCADRTRTLGVMDHYRSLMLGVGILGMILSVGAIYLLSAYFTRPIREMVAFAKDIAQGQFLRPLKVSPSGELRTLADALDDMLISLKVSQAKIQDYTDNLEQMIHLRTRALRESEEKFRTLVENVPLVVYRLLGNGKIIFINRFIEEIMGISFHDALENSNFWREKVWEEDRPWVWAAMDRCLEEGQEFKAEYRISHASGKLVYVLDHALPVFDEKGKVDTVDGFLVNVTDRHCLQKQIIQTEELRTLSEVSARLAHEIRNPLVAAGGFARRLMHNLPEEDPHREKVRIIVQEVARLEKILEKTLAYLKPFEIVPERYPLNDLLTELLEDQRLYFAERSINFQLTLAEGLRPISLDPVLFKSALENILKGLLNICRANSRLDIRTSYGDNNVLLEITAGNVQVSEDDIDHFFYPFTSQSERSKTLDLPLAKMIIHKHQGLIRLRRKGADKLVLSITLPR
- a CDS encoding YceD family protein; the protein is MRIRVDEIPDLGRFLHLHWDQSQLSQFIPPDDPFEINLPHPVNVDLELNRFPDHIRIQGTLQGELQVNCHRCLTPVRLSLNEPIDLFLFSEEKAPQEDEIELEAEDLDYSYFDGEVIDIDLLIAEQIFLALPFKVLCSENCRGLCPGCGVNLNEEPCRCKKSKETPFSKLEEIKARLPG